In Polypterus senegalus isolate Bchr_013 unplaced genomic scaffold, ASM1683550v1 scaffold_6792, whole genome shotgun sequence, the following proteins share a genomic window:
- the LOC120521560 gene encoding zinc finger protein 436-like, producing the protein MLIIRQQIENKHVFLFSFFLKFYTGKKDHCCVECGREFSNKSALQKHTRVHTGEKPYCCNECGKQFRHMSNIKRHTRVHTGEKPYCCYQCGKQFSQIGHLQKHTRVHTGEKPYCCNQCGKWFSQMDSLHKHIKIHTGEKPYCCNECGKQFSQISNLQRHTRLHTGEKPYCCNECGKQFSQMGHLQSHTTVHTKEKPYYCNECGKQFSHIFSLQRHTRVHNRIKTVAVQKSVQKTKNPSGLKSDIQSCPEK; encoded by the coding sequence ATGTTGATAATAAGGCAGCAAATTGAAAATAAgcacgtttttcttttttccttttttttaaaattttacacagGAAAGAAAGATCACTGCTGTGTGGAATGTGGCAGAGAATTCTCTAACAAGAGTGCTCTTCAGAaacacacaagagttcacactggagagaagccatattgctgtaatgaatgtggtaaacagtttagACATATGAGCAATATTAAgagacacactagagttcacacaggagagaagccatattgctgttatcaatgtggcaaacagttttcacaaatagGCCATCTACAGaaacacactagagttcacactggagagaagccatattgctgcaaTCAATGTGGTAAATGGTTTTCACAGATGGATAGTCTACACAAACACATAaaaattcacaccggagagaagccatattgctgtaatgaatgtggcaaacagttttcacagataagcaatcttcagagacacacaagacttcatactggagagaagccatattgctgtaatgaatgtggtaaacagttttcacaaatgggCCATCTACAGAGTCACACGACAGTTCACACCAAAGAGAAGCCATATtattgtaatgaatgtggtaaacagttttcacatatattcagtcttcagagacacacaagagtccacaacagaataaaaacagtAGCAGTTCAAAAATCAGTCCAGAAAACCAAGAACCCTTCAGGACTTAAGAGTGACATTCAGTCCTGTCCTGAAAAGTAA